A DNA window from Pseudomonas tohonis contains the following coding sequences:
- the cbiB gene encoding adenosylcobinamide-phosphate synthase CbiB produces MSLGMLTLAAVVLDAVFGEPRRWHPLVAFGDWAKRLEQRFNPGGRGWRSHGVSAWVIAVLPLTLAAWWLSELPWVGTLVGVVALYAAIGLRSLNEHAEPVAVALQGGDLDEARRRVGYMVSRETRELDESAVARAATESVLENGSDAVFAALFWFAVAGAPGVVLYRLSNTLDAMWGYRNERFERFGWAAARIDDVLNFIPARLVALTYALLGKTALALHCWCKQAPLWDSPNAGPVMAAGAGALGVQLGGPAVYHGELHERPCLGQGEPARAEDIGRGMDLVRQGVMLWVGVLIIGGWLVA; encoded by the coding sequence ATGAGCCTGGGCATGCTGACATTGGCCGCCGTGGTGCTGGACGCCGTCTTCGGCGAGCCGCGCCGCTGGCACCCGCTGGTGGCCTTCGGTGACTGGGCCAAGCGCCTGGAGCAGCGCTTCAACCCGGGCGGCCGTGGTTGGCGCAGCCATGGCGTCAGTGCCTGGGTGATCGCCGTGCTGCCGTTGACCCTGGCGGCCTGGTGGCTGTCCGAGCTGCCCTGGGTCGGCACCCTGGTGGGCGTGGTCGCGCTCTATGCCGCCATCGGCCTGCGCAGCCTCAACGAACACGCCGAGCCCGTGGCCGTGGCGTTGCAGGGCGGCGACCTGGACGAGGCGCGCCGTCGCGTCGGCTACATGGTCAGCCGCGAGACCCGCGAGCTGGACGAGAGCGCCGTGGCCCGTGCCGCCACCGAATCGGTGCTGGAGAACGGCAGCGACGCGGTGTTCGCCGCGCTGTTCTGGTTCGCCGTGGCCGGCGCGCCGGGCGTGGTGCTGTACCGCCTGAGCAATACCCTCGACGCCATGTGGGGCTACCGCAACGAGCGCTTCGAGCGTTTCGGCTGGGCCGCCGCGCGCATCGACGACGTCCTCAACTTCATTCCCGCGCGCCTGGTCGCGCTGACCTACGCGCTGCTCGGCAAGACGGCGCTGGCGCTGCATTGCTGGTGCAAGCAGGCGCCGCTCTGGGACAGCCCCAACGCCGGCCCGGTGATGGCCGCCGGCGCCGGTGCGCTGGGCGTGCAACTGGGCGGGCCGGCCGTGTACCACGGCGAGCTGCACGAGCGCCCGTGCCTGGGGCAGGGCGAGCCCGCGCGTGCCGAGGACATCGGCCGTGGCATGGACCTGGTGCGCCAGGGCGTGATGCTCTGGGTGGGCGTTCTGATCATCGGAGGATGGCTCGTTGCTTGA
- the bluB gene encoding 5,6-dimethylbenzimidazole synthase yields MTDNAFSPEERAAVYRAIAERRDMRHFSGGEVAPELLARVLEAAHQAPSVGLMQPWRFIRVTEPALREDIHGLVEAERVRTAEALGERSDEFMRLKVEGIRDCAELLVAALMDGREAHVFGRRTLPEMDMASLACAIQNLWLAARAEGLGLGWVSLFDPQALADLLGMPPGSKPLAVLCLGPVEAFYPAPMLALEGWAQPRPLSELLFENQWGNKE; encoded by the coding sequence ATGACCGACAACGCCTTCAGCCCCGAGGAACGCGCCGCCGTCTACCGCGCCATCGCCGAGCGCCGCGACATGCGCCACTTCAGCGGCGGCGAGGTGGCCCCCGAGCTGCTCGCGCGCGTGCTGGAGGCGGCGCACCAGGCGCCCAGCGTCGGCCTGATGCAGCCCTGGCGCTTCATCCGCGTCACCGAGCCGGCGCTGCGCGAGGACATCCACGGCCTGGTGGAAGCGGAGCGGGTGCGCACCGCCGAGGCCCTGGGCGAGCGCTCCGACGAATTCATGCGGCTGAAGGTCGAAGGCATCCGCGACTGCGCCGAGCTGCTGGTCGCCGCGCTGATGGATGGGCGCGAGGCGCATGTCTTCGGGCGACGCACGCTGCCGGAAATGGATATGGCGTCGCTGGCCTGCGCGATTCAGAATCTCTGGCTCGCCGCCCGTGCCGAAGGCCTGGGCCTGGGCTGGGTCTCGCTGTTCGACCCGCAGGCCCTGGCCGACCTGCTCGGCATGCCGCCCGGAAGCAAGCCCCTGGCGGTGCTCTGCCTGGGCCCGGTCGAGGCCTTCTACCCGGCGCCGATGCTGGCGCTGGAAGGCTGGGCGCAACCGCGTCCGTTGTCCGAACTGCTGTTCGAGAACCAGTGGGGAAACAAGGAATGA
- a CDS encoding cobyrinate a,c-diamide synthase produces the protein MSTSTRHCPALLIAAPASGQGKTTVTAALARLHARQGKRVRVFKCGPDFLDPMILARASGAPVYQLDLWMIGEAESRRLLWEAAAEADLILIEGVMGLFDGSPSAADLARCFGVPVMAVINGAAMAQTFGALAVGLATYQPGLPFSGVLGNRVGSQRHSDLIRDSLPDWIRWYGSLPRSAEVELPSRHLGLVQAEELADLDARLDAAADALAASASVELPPAVAFEAPAAQALRPTLEGVRIGVARDTSFAFTYQANLDLLRALGAELRFFSPLTDAALPEVDSLYLPGGYPELHLAPLAENRAMAEAVRAHHQAGKPILAECGGMLYLLDALTDAEGARAELVGLLPGSAVMQKRLVALALQEVELPGGALRGHTYHHSRLDSPLQPLARGTCPNDKPVAEAVFRTGRLTASYIHFYLPSNPAAAAELLRP, from the coding sequence CTGAGCACCTCCACGCGCCATTGCCCGGCCCTGCTGATCGCCGCGCCGGCGTCCGGCCAGGGCAAGACCACCGTCACCGCCGCCCTGGCGCGCCTGCATGCCCGCCAGGGCAAGCGCGTGCGGGTGTTCAAGTGCGGGCCGGATTTCCTCGATCCGATGATCCTCGCCCGCGCCTCCGGCGCACCGGTGTACCAGCTGGACCTGTGGATGATCGGCGAGGCGGAGAGCCGCCGCCTGCTCTGGGAAGCCGCCGCCGAGGCCGACCTGATCCTCATCGAGGGCGTGATGGGCCTGTTCGACGGCTCGCCCTCGGCCGCCGACCTGGCGCGCTGCTTCGGCGTGCCGGTGATGGCGGTGATCAACGGCGCCGCCATGGCCCAGACCTTCGGCGCCCTGGCCGTGGGCCTCGCCACCTACCAGCCGGGCCTGCCGTTCTCCGGCGTGCTCGGCAACCGGGTCGGCAGCCAGCGTCACAGCGACCTGATCCGCGACAGCCTGCCGGACTGGATCCGCTGGTACGGCTCCCTGCCGCGCAGCGCCGAGGTCGAGCTGCCCAGCCGCCACCTGGGGCTGGTGCAGGCCGAGGAGCTGGCCGACCTGGACGCACGCCTGGACGCCGCCGCCGATGCCCTGGCCGCCAGCGCCTCGGTGGAGCTGCCGCCGGCCGTGGCCTTCGAGGCGCCGGCCGCCCAGGCGCTGCGACCGACCCTGGAAGGCGTGCGCATCGGCGTCGCCCGCGACACCTCCTTCGCCTTCACCTACCAGGCCAACCTCGACCTGCTGCGCGCCCTCGGTGCCGAGCTGCGGTTCTTCTCGCCACTGACCGACGCCGCCCTGCCCGAGGTGGACAGCCTCTACCTGCCCGGCGGCTACCCCGAGCTGCACCTGGCGCCGCTGGCGGAAAACCGCGCCATGGCCGAGGCGGTCCGTGCCCACCATCAGGCCGGCAAGCCGATCCTCGCCGAGTGCGGCGGCATGCTCTACCTGCTCGATGCACTCACCGACGCCGAGGGCGCGCGCGCCGAACTGGTCGGCCTGCTGCCCGGCAGCGCGGTGATGCAGAAGCGCCTGGTGGCCCTGGCCCTGCAGGAGGTCGAGCTGCCCGGCGGTGCGTTGCGTGGCCACACCTACCACCATTCGCGCCTCGACTCGCCGCTGCAGCCGCTGGCGCGCGGCACCTGCCCGAACGACAAGCCGGTGGCCGAGGCGGTGTTCCGCACCGGCCGCCTCACCGCGTCGTACATCCACTTCTACCTGCCGTCCAATCCCGCTGCGGCGGCGGAGCTCCTGCGCCCATGA
- the cobO gene encoding cob(I)yrinic acid a,c-diamide adenosyltransferase, which yields MTESIERDARHKARMQRKKALIDEKIAQAQDEYGLLLVHTGNGKGKSSSAFGMVARALGHGVKVGVVQFIKGGMSTGEEAFFRRFPDEVAYHVMGEGYTWDTQDRQRDIEKAQQAWAVAAQLLNDPQVGLVVLDELNIALKHGYLDLETVLRDIESRPELQHVVATGRGAPQGLIDAADTVTEMSLVKHAFKSGVKAQKGVEF from the coding sequence ATGACCGAATCCATCGAACGCGATGCCCGCCACAAGGCGCGCATGCAGCGCAAGAAAGCCCTGATCGACGAGAAGATCGCCCAGGCCCAGGACGAGTACGGCCTGTTGCTGGTGCACACCGGCAATGGCAAGGGCAAGAGCAGCTCGGCCTTCGGCATGGTCGCCCGCGCCCTCGGGCACGGGGTGAAGGTGGGGGTGGTGCAGTTCATCAAGGGCGGCATGTCCACCGGCGAGGAAGCCTTCTTCCGCCGCTTCCCGGACGAGGTCGCCTACCACGTGATGGGCGAGGGCTACACCTGGGACACCCAGGACCGCCAGCGCGACATCGAGAAGGCGCAGCAGGCCTGGGCCGTCGCGGCGCAGCTGCTCAACGACCCGCAGGTCGGCCTGGTGGTGCTGGACGAGCTGAACATCGCCCTCAAGCACGGCTACCTGGACCTGGAGACCGTGCTCCGCGACATCGAATCGCGCCCCGAGCTGCAGCACGTGGTCGCCACCGGCCGTGGTGCGCCCCAGGGCCTGATCGACGCCGCCGACACCGTCACCGAGATGAGTCTGGTCAAGCACGCGTTCAAATCCGGGGTGAAGGCGCAGAAAGGGGTGGAATTCTGA
- the btuB gene encoding TonB-dependent vitamin B12 receptor: MNRNASPRPALLAVLGISCISPLAAAPLELDEQVVTATRSEQPVRASLAATTVIDREAIERSQASSLPELLRKVPGVTLSNNGGPGKNTTLFMRGSESDHVLVLVDGVKIGSVSAGLAAFQDLPVELIERIEVVRGPRSSLYGSEAIGGVIQIFTRKGHGEGAAKPWFSAGYGTHDSYQGSAGVAGGDEQAWYNLGVSSQDTDGINSRRQGSNYYEPDADGYRNLSGTLNAGVQLGGLAVDGTLMRAKAHNDYDDIDNGGYLHPLGGHGANADNRQEVIGGRARFSPQDIWNITLRAGRSEDKSISHTDGLFDARFDSKRDSASWLNDLTLAEGHVLTLGYDWQRDQVSSSTAFEQDSRRNQGWFAQYLGQAGQQDWQLSLRRDDNEQFGTHDTGSAAWGYALSDALRFSLGYGTAFKAPSFNELYYPGYGNPGLDAETSESFEAALTGEHDWGHWSINAYRTHVDDLIAYDSTLGPYGGPNNIGKARIDGLELVLGSQWLGWDWSANATFIDAENRDHGSNAGNELPRRPQQSFNLDLDRRIGRFGLGATLHAEGRSYDDLANRNQVAGYATLDLRGEYWLTEEWRLQAKVTNLLDADYETALDYNQPGQAVFFSVRYQAL; the protein is encoded by the coding sequence TTGAACCGAAACGCTTCCCCGAGGCCGGCGCTGCTGGCTGTTCTCGGCATCTCGTGCATTTCCCCGCTGGCCGCAGCCCCCCTCGAACTCGACGAGCAGGTAGTCACGGCCACCCGCAGCGAGCAGCCCGTGCGCGCCAGCCTGGCCGCCACCACCGTGATCGACCGCGAGGCCATCGAGCGCAGCCAGGCCAGCTCGTTGCCGGAACTGCTGCGCAAGGTGCCGGGCGTCACCCTCAGCAACAACGGCGGCCCGGGCAAGAACACCACGCTGTTCATGCGTGGCAGCGAATCCGACCACGTGCTGGTGCTGGTCGATGGCGTGAAGATCGGCTCCGTCAGCGCCGGTCTGGCGGCCTTCCAGGACCTGCCGGTGGAGCTGATCGAGCGCATCGAAGTGGTCCGTGGCCCGCGCTCCAGCCTCTACGGCTCCGAAGCCATCGGCGGGGTGATCCAGATCTTCACCCGCAAGGGGCATGGCGAGGGCGCGGCCAAGCCCTGGTTCTCCGCCGGCTACGGCACCCATGACAGCTATCAGGGCAGCGCCGGGGTGGCCGGTGGCGACGAGCAGGCCTGGTACAACCTCGGCGTCAGCAGCCAGGACACCGACGGCATCAACTCCCGCCGCCAGGGCAGCAACTACTACGAGCCCGACGCCGACGGCTACCGCAACCTGTCCGGCACCCTCAACGCCGGTGTGCAACTCGGTGGGCTGGCGGTGGACGGCACGCTGATGCGCGCCAAGGCCCATAACGACTACGACGACATCGACAACGGTGGTTACCTGCATCCCCTCGGCGGCCACGGCGCCAACGCCGACAACCGCCAGGAGGTGATCGGCGGCCGCGCCCGCTTCAGCCCCCAGGACATCTGGAACATCACCCTCCGGGCCGGCCGCAGCGAGGACAAGTCCATCAGCCACACCGATGGCCTGTTCGACGCCCGCTTCGACTCCAAGCGCGACAGCGCTTCCTGGCTCAACGACCTGACCCTCGCCGAAGGCCATGTGCTGACCCTGGGCTACGACTGGCAGCGCGACCAGGTCAGCAGCTCCACCGCCTTCGAGCAGGATTCGCGCCGCAACCAGGGCTGGTTCGCCCAGTACCTGGGGCAGGCCGGCCAGCAGGACTGGCAGCTGTCGCTGCGCCGTGACGACAACGAACAGTTCGGCACCCACGACACCGGCAGCGCCGCCTGGGGCTATGCGCTCAGCGACGCGTTGCGCTTCAGCCTCGGCTACGGCACCGCCTTCAAGGCGCCCAGCTTCAACGAGCTGTACTACCCCGGCTACGGCAACCCGGGCCTGGATGCGGAAACCTCCGAGAGCTTCGAGGCCGCGCTCACCGGGGAGCACGACTGGGGCCACTGGTCGATCAACGCCTACCGCACCCATGTCGACGACCTGATCGCCTACGACTCCACCCTCGGCCCGTACGGCGGCCCCAACAACATCGGCAAGGCCCGCATCGACGGGCTCGAACTGGTGCTGGGCAGCCAATGGCTGGGCTGGGACTGGAGCGCCAACGCCACCTTCATCGACGCCGAGAACCGCGACCACGGCAGCAACGCCGGCAACGAACTGCCGCGTCGCCCGCAGCAGAGCTTCAACCTCGACCTCGACCGGCGCATCGGCCGCTTCGGCCTGGGCGCCACGTTGCACGCCGAAGGCCGCAGCTACGACGATTTGGCCAACCGCAACCAGGTGGCCGGCTACGCCACCCTCGACCTGCGCGGCGAGTACTGGCTGACCGAGGAATGGCGCCTGCAGGCCAAGGTCACCAACCTGCTGGATGCCGACTACGAAACCGCGCTGGACTACAACCAGCCCGGGCAGGCAGTGTTCTTCAGCGTCCGCTACCAAGCCCTCTGA
- a CDS encoding four-helix bundle copper-binding protein: MIRERYASCIQACNACAIACEHCAASCLREEDAAHMALCIRTDRDCADLCRLAALLMARDSPLADEICRLCAIACQACAEECAKHDHDHCQECAQACQRCAEECEVMAKAA; encoded by the coding sequence ATGATCCGCGAACGCTATGCCTCCTGCATCCAGGCCTGCAACGCCTGCGCCATCGCCTGTGAACACTGCGCCGCCTCCTGCCTGCGCGAGGAAGACGCCGCGCACATGGCGCTGTGCATCCGCACCGACCGCGACTGCGCCGACCTGTGCCGCCTCGCCGCCCTGCTGATGGCCCGCGACAGCCCCCTGGCCGACGAGATCTGCCGCCTCTGCGCCATCGCCTGCCAGGCCTGCGCCGAGGAATGCGCCAAGCACGACCACGACCACTGCCAGGAATGCGCGCAAGCCTGCCAGCGCTGCGCGGAGGAGTGCGAGGTGATGGCTAAGGCGGCTTGA